A region of the Chryseobacterium cucumeris genome:
TTTCTTTGAAACGTTCGTTGGAAGACTGATTTTTAAAAGCAAGAAGGAAAAACATTACACATAGTACGGTAAGTACAGCGGCGTAGATTTTAAGGACCCGGACTTCTCTTATTAATTTCTCCATGCGGTAAAAGTTTTGGGGATTAGTTATCAGGATTATTGAACAGCAACGGAATTAATCATTTTGGGATGTTGATATCATTTTTAGTTTTTACTTGATTTGCCTTAAGCTTCCTCCTGAAATTTTATCCACTTTAGCATCCAGCTCAGGGTTTCCTTTCAATTTTACATCGGCTCCTGAAGAAACATTTACTTTCAGTTTGTCTGTAACCAATAAGGAAAGACTTGCTCCCGAAGTAGATTCAGCTACTGCCGTGGCAATTTTAAGGTCATCTGCTTTACACGAAGCGCCACTGCTCGTTTCTATCACGGCGGAAACAGCTTCTCCGGATAAGCTTACACTTGCTCCGCTTGAGGTATCCAAAGCCAGTTTCTGTGTGGTAAGTTCAGCAGTCAAAACAGCTCCGGAACTCGCTGTAACATTGGCAGCCTGTCTCGCATTAAAAGTTCCTTTAATAACAGAACCTGACTCTGCTTCAATCTCCATACTATTTTCATTAACAGGATTCACTGCTGTAAAAATACTTCCGGATGAAGTTTTTATACTTTGAAGAGAAGGAGCAGAAACATTAACATTAAGATTTTTAAATCTCAGATTACGGACTCCCTTATTGTCTACGTATATTTTCAATACTCCGTCTTCCACCTTGGTGATAACATATTGAAGTTTATCTGCATCTGCAATTACTTTTACACTGCTGGTATTTTCCTGCTTGAAGGTAACATTTACTCCCACGCTGGCATCTATTTTTGAAAATTGGCCTACATTCCTGTTATCTCCATTCAGATAAGAAGAGGTATTGCCTGATGTAAGGTCATTTCTTACAGAACTCGTCACAGAAGATGTAGTTGTTTCACCAGAATTAATGATCTTATTAACATCCGACAGCTTCATCTTTCCATTGAGGATAAAAATGATATTCTCTTCTTTGGAATCCACATTAAAAACCAGATTCTCCAGATAGTTGTCTTTTTCTTCTTCAGCCAGAAATTTCATAGAAGTTCCGTCACTGCTCATGGACATCAGCTCATTGAAGTTGAGAGCGTTTAAAGCCTTGTTTATTCTCTCTGTTTTTTCTTCATTCATTTTTATGTTCGCAAGATTTTCATCTTTTAAACGATCCGGGAAAGTAATTTTAGGAATAATCAGAATTTTAAGTCCTTCTACATCGTTCAGTATAGGTTTTATCTTTCCGATATAGGCATCATTAACATCAATGGTATTCAATAGCTTGAACATCGGTTTTTTGATGTTGATAGAGGTTACTCTTCCTCTTTTTTCAAAATCCTGAAAAAGCTTGTCTAATTTCTCAGTCTGTGCAGAATAAGTTGCAAAGCTGCTCAGCATTATGGCTATTATAAAAAATATTTTTTTCATGAGATTGATCTGATTTTTAGTATTCGCTGTCAAGATTTTCATTTTTTTGAGAAGATGCTACTGTTTTTTTTAACTCACTTCCTAACTTCATAAAGGAGTATTTTGCAACATCTATAGCTTCTTTTTCACTGCTGATTCTTTTTCCGTTTACAATGACATAAGAATCATTGTATGCTGTTGCAGAATCATTTAAATTTTTACCCAGGAAGGAAGAATTATCAACATATCTGGGTTTTCTTTCTTTTTTAAGCCTTCCTCTTTTTGGCAGAATTTCATCCATTACATCTTTCTCTGCCACCTGGTTATCCTGAAAAACAGAATCTTTTTTCACTCCGGAAATAGAATCGGTATGATTCACCGCTACTTGTTCCTGGTGATCACTGTTTTCTTCCATAAACCCGGACTTTTGTTTTAAGATTTCATCTTTTACGAGTTTTTCTCTGTCCTGCACATCTGCTGTGCCGGAATTATTATCATTAAGAAATAAGCCGATTCCGAATACCAACATCACACTGGCGGCCATCCAGAACCATTTGGGAAAAGAGGGTTTCTTTTTTTCGTCCAATGGAATAATAGGTACAGCATCCTGTTCAGCTTCCCTACTTTCTGCAGTGTGAAGAAAATCCTCAAAGCTCCAGTCCATTTTTTCTTCCTTGATCTCCCGGAAGACTTCGTTGTATTTATCTTGTAATTGATCTTTTTTCATAGCTCATCAGTTGTGAAATTTGTTCTTTTACTTTTTGTCTCGCACGCATCAGGTTTACCCTTACTGCATTTTCCTCCATTTCCAGCATTTCAGAAATTTCGGAAACATCATATTCTTCTACATCTTTCAAGTGGATGACCATCTTCTGTTTCTCAGGGAGCTGATTGATAAATCCTACAATATGTTCCTTAAGGTTATCAACTTCCATACTATAAAGCTCCGAGCGGTGAAGCTGCATATCCGCAAAACCGATCTTTACGTCGTGATGCTTCAATCTGTTCAGGCATTCGTTCCGGACCGACTTCAGCGCATAGGATTTAAAATTCCCGAATTGCTCAAGCTCATCCCTCTTCTGCCAAAACTTCATCATGAGATCCTGTACTACATCTTCTGCTTCATCACTGCTCATGACAAACCGTTTCGCAAAACGATACATCTCGTCTTTGAGAATAAACACCGTATTCTTGAAAGTTTCTTGGGTCATGAGTTTTGTTTCTTATAGGTAAGACAATTGCAGTTACTTATCTATTACATCAAAAATAAAAAAACTTCAAAAAAATTTGAAGTTTTTTATTTTATTGAATTAATACGTGTCAAAAATATGTTTCAGAATCGCTTTATCCTCTTCTGATAAAGCTACTTTTCTCCTTGCCATGGCTCTTTCTGCTACCTCATATACTTTATCAAGTTTGAATCTTTCATCATCTTTCAGTCCGCCCCATGAAAAGTTTTCCACAAGATTAGGTGGAAATCCTGGTTTGAAGATATTAGAAGCAACACCGATTACCGTTCCTGTATTCAATTGTGTATTGATAGCTGTTTTGGAATGATCTCCCATAATAAGACCTGCAAACTGCAATCCTGTATCTTCAAATGATTTTGTTCTGTAGTTCCAGAATTTTACATTTCCATAATTATTTTTCATGTTTGAAGAATTGGTATCCGCTCCGAAATTACACCATTCGCCAATCACAGAGTTTCCTACAAAACCTTCATGCCCTTTACTGGAGTATCCGAATATAATGATATTATTTACTTCCCCACCTACTTTACAGTGAGGACCAATTGTGGTAGCTCCATAAATTTTAGCCCCAAGATTAAATTTGGAATCATCACAAAGAGCGATTGGCCCGCGAAGATGACAGCCTTCCATCACTTCAGTATTCTTACCGATATAAATCTTCCCTGTTTTTGTATTGATGGTAGAGAATTCAACATAAGCTCCTTCTTCAATAAACAGATCTTTTTTATCACCTAAGAAACCATTGGTTGAAGACAATTCCTGTGAAGTTCTTCCTTTGGTAAGCAGATCAAAGTCAAAATCAATCGCATGATGATTATAGGTAAACAGATCTTTTGGCCTTTTAAAGAAAACAAGATCTTCCTTAATATCTGTCATTTTCTCAATCTGGTTCAGAGAAAAACCTTTCATATTGATTTTTGCGGCGATTAATTCGTCTTCGTACACCAGCGCCTCCCCTTGCTTAAGATCTTTAATTTGTTGGATTACGTTTTCTGTTGGCAGGAAATTCGGAACAAGAAAAAGGCTTTCTTTTTCCTCAGGGCTTTTAAATTTATCCTGAAGATATATTTCTGTGAAATAAGTTACCTCAGTGTTTTCAAGTATTTTCTGCCATCTCTCAGAAAATGTAAGGATTCCGCATCGCATAGCAGCAACCGGGCGGGTAAAAGTAAGCGGAAGAAAATCTTCCCAGTATTGTGCGTCTGAAAATACCAACTGCATCATTCAGTTTTTAAGTTTAAGGTTTAAAATTCAAGATCAACAAATTTACAATAAAAAAAGTCTCCCAAAAATTGGAAGACTTTAATATTTTTAATGTACAAAAATTACTTAGCGAATTTTTTATACTTGTTCATGAACTTATCAACTCTACCTGCAGTGTCAACTAGTTTTACTTTACCAGTGTAGAAAGGGTGAGAAGTTGAAGAGATTTCCATTTTGATTAGAGGATACTCTTGTCCTTCGTACTCGATAGTGTCTTTTGTTTCTGCAGTAGACTTGCAAAGAAACATCTCGTCGTTACTCATATCTTTGAAAACAACAAGTCTATAATTTTCTGGGTGGATTCCGTTTTTCATAATACTATTTTTAAAAAAATTAAAGTTTGCTTTCGAAATAGTAATGGATATTTCTCTGCTAAATTTTAGGTTGCAAAAATACAACATTTTTTTAAAATTCCAAATACTGAATTCAATAT
Encoded here:
- a CDS encoding DUF4252 domain-containing protein — encoded protein: MKKIFFIIAIMLSSFATYSAQTEKLDKLFQDFEKRGRVTSINIKKPMFKLLNTIDVNDAYIGKIKPILNDVEGLKILIIPKITFPDRLKDENLANIKMNEEKTERINKALNALNFNELMSMSSDGTSMKFLAEEEKDNYLENLVFNVDSKEENIIFILNGKMKLSDVNKIINSGETTTSSVTSSVRNDLTSGNTSSYLNGDNRNVGQFSKIDASVGVNVTFKQENTSSVKVIADADKLQYVITKVEDGVLKIYVDNKGVRNLRFKNLNVNVSAPSLQSIKTSSGSIFTAVNPVNENSMEIEAESGSVIKGTFNARQAANVTASSGAVLTAELTTQKLALDTSSGASVSLSGEAVSAVIETSSGASCKADDLKIATAVAESTSGASLSLLVTDKLKVNVSSGADVKLKGNPELDAKVDKISGGSLRQIK
- a CDS encoding type B 50S ribosomal protein L31, which encodes MKNGIHPENYRLVVFKDMSNDEMFLCKSTAETKDTIEYEGQEYPLIKMEISSTSHPFYTGKVKLVDTAGRVDKFMNKYKKFAK
- a CDS encoding RNA polymerase sigma factor, producing the protein MTQETFKNTVFILKDEMYRFAKRFVMSSDEAEDVVQDLMMKFWQKRDELEQFGNFKSYALKSVRNECLNRLKHHDVKIGFADMQLHRSELYSMEVDNLKEHIVGFINQLPEKQKMVIHLKDVEEYDVSEISEMLEMEENAVRVNLMRARQKVKEQISQLMSYEKRSITR
- a CDS encoding putative sugar nucleotidyl transferase — protein: MQLVFSDAQYWEDFLPLTFTRPVAAMRCGILTFSERWQKILENTEVTYFTEIYLQDKFKSPEEKESLFLVPNFLPTENVIQQIKDLKQGEALVYEDELIAAKINMKGFSLNQIEKMTDIKEDLVFFKRPKDLFTYNHHAIDFDFDLLTKGRTSQELSSTNGFLGDKKDLFIEEGAYVEFSTINTKTGKIYIGKNTEVMEGCHLRGPIALCDDSKFNLGAKIYGATTIGPHCKVGGEVNNIIIFGYSSKGHEGFVGNSVIGEWCNFGADTNSSNMKNNYGNVKFWNYRTKSFEDTGLQFAGLIMGDHSKTAINTQLNTGTVIGVASNIFKPGFPPNLVENFSWGGLKDDERFKLDKVYEVAERAMARRKVALSEEDKAILKHIFDTY